The following are encoded together in the Bacillus sp. V2I10 genome:
- a CDS encoding S8 family serine peptidase: MTLKKVIFSGILTTALCASAVFAGPAQTGQAQALEKKYIVIFKNETNLPSGYKDLVEDAGGKISSTLEHVGAVEVTSANPEFLKEVKKSSQIAEAGIQNKLYPETPAVEAELTIQEAETAKADLYETLQWDIKQVTENGASWKLPGGTGKAASGEDIVVGVIDTGIDYTHPDLKENYAYGKSFVPGLTDPKDENGHGTHVAGSIAAKGRTMGVGPDLKVAAYRVFGPTGGAETAHIAEALMAAADDNVDVVNMSLGGYDWYQNPEFATKDIVADVQLFNRAIKYAIQKGVTVVGSAGNNAVDISSPGKLSGDDNGATHRSPSSQSMIRVSAGGKLKNLAFYSNYGVGKIDVIAPGGDLGPNYNPSTGAGRDNTYLCLATVPGGYGYKAGTSMAAPKAAALAGVIIAKHGKDQLSPAQVKQIVQSSSIDLYKNGYDGEAGHGLINAVNALK; the protein is encoded by the coding sequence ATGACATTGAAGAAAGTTATTTTTTCAGGCATCTTGACCACGGCACTTTGTGCTTCTGCCGTATTTGCAGGGCCTGCACAAACAGGACAGGCTCAGGCACTTGAGAAGAAATACATAGTTATCTTCAAAAACGAGACTAATTTACCGTCCGGGTATAAAGACTTAGTAGAAGATGCTGGAGGAAAAATAAGCAGCACGCTTGAACATGTTGGTGCAGTAGAAGTTACTTCAGCAAATCCTGAATTCTTAAAAGAAGTTAAAAAATCCTCCCAGATCGCTGAAGCCGGCATTCAGAATAAGTTGTACCCTGAGACACCTGCAGTTGAAGCAGAATTAACGATCCAGGAAGCTGAAACTGCAAAAGCAGATCTGTATGAGACGCTTCAATGGGATATTAAGCAAGTTACAGAAAACGGCGCCTCATGGAAACTTCCAGGCGGTACTGGAAAAGCAGCTTCCGGCGAAGATATTGTAGTAGGCGTCATTGATACAGGGATTGATTATACTCACCCTGATTTAAAAGAAAACTACGCATATGGAAAATCTTTTGTTCCGGGTCTTACAGATCCTAAAGATGAAAACGGACATGGCACACACGTAGCCGGTTCGATTGCAGCAAAAGGAAGAACAATGGGTGTCGGGCCTGATTTAAAAGTAGCTGCATACCGTGTATTTGGACCAACAGGAGGAGCTGAAACGGCTCATATCGCTGAAGCCCTTATGGCGGCTGCCGATGATAATGTAGATGTAGTAAACATGTCCTTGGGCGGTTACGACTGGTACCAAAATCCTGAGTTCGCTACAAAAGATATCGTTGCTGATGTCCAGCTCTTTAATCGTGCAATAAAGTATGCCATTCAAAAAGGTGTAACAGTTGTAGGCTCTGCGGGCAACAACGCAGTAGATATCAGCAGTCCAGGCAAACTCTCTGGTGATGATAATGGAGCTACTCACAGAAGCCCGAGCAGCCAGAGCATGATTCGCGTTTCAGCTGGCGGAAAGCTTAAGAACTTGGCTTTCTACTCAAACTATGGCGTTGGGAAAATTGACGTGATTGCTCCAGGCGGCGATTTAGGGCCAAATTACAATCCAAGTACTGGGGCAGGCAGAGATAATACTTATCTATGTTTAGCCACTGTACCTGGAGGATACGGCTACAAAGCAGGTACATCAATGGCAGCTCCTAAAGCAGCTGCACTTGCAGGAGTTATCATCGCAAAGCATGGAAAAGATCAGCTCTCTCCGGCTCAAGTAAAGCAAATTGTTCAATCTTCTTCTATCGATTTATATAAAAATGGATATGATGGCGAAGCAGGACATGGATTAATCAATGCTGTAAATGCTCTTAAATAA